In the genome of Paenibacillus pabuli, the window TCGGTATCGGCTCATCTTCTTCTCGCTTTCCACGATGACCACCGTCTGCCCATCTTCGGGATTGATGACATCGGACAGACTGTAAAAGTAATCGTGCATCTTATAATAAGCCCAAACAAACTTTTCCCAGGCTTCCAATTCTTTATATGTATCAGCCAGCCGCAAGATATCCTCCGGCGTGCAGTCTTCCCAGTAGCCACGATCACGCATGTACCGTGCTGTGTTGTGGGCCATCTGGAGTGAGTGTATTGATGATGGTAATGGCATAACAAGAACCTCCGTTCGTTTTATCCCATTATAAAGAAAAAAGGCCCTGCCGTCATTGCAGGGCCTTTCTATTACACTAGAGCAAAACTCGGTTTGTAAATCTCAGTATATCCGTATAAACTTCGCGCCTCAGTTTTTGCTAATTCAATAATCTTTTGCTCATCTGTAATATCTTCAACTTCAACTATTACTGATGAAGGACGTAAATCTAATTGCTGTCCTACTTTATAATAGAAATCAACTCTAACTCTATTCATGCGGTCATCTCCTTATGTAGAAAATAAAAAAGACCCTGCTATCATAGCAGGGTCAATACCTAACTGGCAATCTTTCCACCAGCTTTCTTTGAGTTGTAATCCACGACCGCCTTTTCTATAGCGGCTTCAATCTCTTTCTCAGGAATCTTGATTTTCCACCGTGCTAACTTCTCACTGGTGTAAGCATACGCGCGATCAAATTTATCCTCCTGATAAGCATCCTTGAATCTTTGTTCAACCAGAGCAAATCCTTCCTCCGCCGCCTTCCGAATCATCTCATTCTTAATCCACGAGAACACTCTCGTTTTAATCATCGCGTACAACACAAGCAGCACACTCACAATGATTGTCACCAGATCCACCGCAATCTTATCGATAAACGCTGTCCAAATGGATTCTAACATTTAAACCGCCTCCTTAGGATAGATATCTACTTTTGTTGGATTGTCTTTGCCCCAAAATAA includes:
- a CDS encoding phage holin, LLH family, translated to MLESIWTAFIDKIAVDLVTIIVSVLLVLYAMIKTRVFSWIKNEMIRKAAEEGFALVEQRFKDAYQEDKFDRAYAYTSEKLARWKIKIPEKEIEAAIEKAVVDYNSKKAGGKIAS